In Daphnia magna isolate NIES linkage group LG5, ASM2063170v1.1, whole genome shotgun sequence, a single genomic region encodes these proteins:
- the LOC123472428 gene encoding uncharacterized protein LOC123472428: MCDYDVIAKLLESVYEEFDILDKVIATITDNGSNFVKAFRLYGSKSKHQMITPTVTTVPAPAMTVRASTSSANKSNRLVEEDADILDVLDEDNSEFDETDDDWDDIGGDHVVDDRELVERKDEDPHDEEHERHESDIFDQTIPLMDILDERFTSENVYVLPPHRRCACHTLNLICKCDIYKNMEPSLKKLFESTDKKFKAIWAEQNRSAKVSDNIHKHLGKLFIINNETRWNSYYNAMKRGKHFINKKRSELKAFFEVYGIQYFRPAEEELVREYVKIMKPMSEALDVLQADVKVSIGYLLPTLSILIQKLEMLLGDRTIKHCKSLIRVMISSINTRFQDCFEDQELILAAILHPRFKNKWISEEDMEAKSQLLMNTFKSHKQNPVCGTQVSDNRKRGATEDASESQDSDFSPRRKKKKKDFFKRLFDPVDADVDNEVDLYLSDTSKKLSSLKKYPTLKQLFLKYNAALPSSGSVERLFSLAGRIFVPLRNGLSDQNFEKLLFLKANKHF, translated from the exons ATGTGTGATTACGACGTTATTGCGAAGCTTCTTGAATCGGTGTATGAAGAGTTCGACATCTTGGACAAAGTTATTGCGACCATCACTGACAACGGAAGCAACTTTGTCAAGGCTTTTCGTTTGTATGGATCGAAATCCAAGCACCAGATGATTACCCCCACTGTAACTACAGTACCTGCACCGGCCATGACTGTACGAGCGAGCACATCTAGTGCTAATAAATCAAATCGACTG GTTGAAGAAGATGCTGATATTTTGGATGTCCTTGACGAGGACAATTCTGAATTTGACGAAACAGACGACGATTGGGATGATATCGGTGGTGACCATGTGGTTGACGACCGAGAATTAGTCGAAAGGAAAGACGAGGACCCTCATGATGAGGAACACGAACGCCACGAATCAGATATATTTGATCAAACTATTCCTTTGATGGACATTTTAGATGAACGTTTCACATCTGAGAACGTCTACGTCTTGCCACCACATCGACGCTGTGCATGTCACACGTTGAACCTTATCTGCAAATGCGATATTTATAAGAACATGGAACCTTCTCTGAAGAAACTTTTCGAATCAACAGATAAGAAATTCAAGGCAATATGGGCCGAACAAAATCGAAGTGCCAAAGTATCTGATAATATCCACAAGCACCTCGGCAAACTGTTTATCATAAATAATGAGACCAGGTGGAATTCTTACTACAATGCCATGAAACGAGGCAAACATTTCATCAACAAGAAGCGTTCCGAGCTTAAAGCTTTTTTTGAAGTCTATGGTATTCAGTATTTTCGCCCGGCCGAAGAAGAACTGGTGCGTGAATACGTGAAGATAATGAAACCTATGTCAGAAGCTCTGGATGTCCTTCAAGCGGATGTGAAGGTTTCGATCGGATATCTCTTGCCAACGCTGTCCATTCTTATTCAAAAACTTGAGATGCTGCTTGGTGATAGGACGATTAAGCATTGTAAATCCCTCATCAGAGTAATGATTTCGTCAATCAACACTCGCTTCCAAGACTGTTTTGAGGACCAGGAATTAATCTTAGCAGCAATTTTGCATCCTCGcttcaaaaacaaatggatCTCGGAGGAAGATATGGAGGCGAAGTCACAGCTACTAATGAATACCTTTAAGTCACACAAACAAAATCCAGTGTGCGGTACGCAAGTGAG CGACAATAGGAAACGAGGGGCAACAGAAGATGCCAGTGAATCTCAAGACAGTGACTTCAGcccaagaaggaaaaaaaagaaaaaggatttcTTTAAGAGATTGTTTGATCCAGTTGATGCTGATGTGGATAATGAAGTTGATCTTTATTTGTCGGATACTTCAAAAAAACTTTCAAGTCTGAAGAAATATCCGACTTTAAAACAGCTCTTTCTGAAATACAACGCAGCACTCCCGTCCTCCGGATCTGTGGAACGTTTGTTCAGCCTTGCTGGAAGGATCTTTGTACCGCTGAGAAATGGGTTGTCGGATCAAAATTTcgaaaaacttttgtttctgAAAGCAAATAAACATTtctaa
- the LOC123472224 gene encoding uncharacterized protein LOC123472224, with product MSGRGRPPSVAPLTNNKRGTTVHDMSTGKKSVCSSSSKKKSTCDTEQQEGNNETERELQSESSTSASLPLPVEVVPLRSTNTQTLDASRHSRNSSSSSLTSTSSSHSVQQDVHITPPVTEGHVKRLAYPLSFFTYHGPSKKEGNSLYTCTVKGCKRDKPFSTVDNSRGNLRAHVKSCHKEKLEEFNAACKDLDVKKAMTTGLPMPTNNSAKDNQNQLEGNDETQQNSLTQPKIHFSGYRKPLTQKELDNCVTKYLFRWCFACLPH from the exons ATGTCAGG GCGAGGAAGGCCACCCTCAGTTGCACCCCttacaaataataaaagaggCACGACAGTCCATGATATGTCTACCGGAAAAAAGTCAGTGTGCAGTTCAAGttctaagaaaaaaagtaCTTGTGACACGGAGCAACAGGAAGGGAACAATGAAACTGAAAGGGAGTTGCAAAGTGAATCGTCAACTTCAGCCTCATTGCCATTGCCAGTTGAAGTTGTTCCACTAA GATCTACAAACACCCAAACATTAGATGCATCACGTCACTCACGAAACTCTTCGTCGTCGTCCCTTACTTCAACATCAAGTAGTCATAGTGTACAACAGGATGTTCATATTACTCCACCTGTGACAG aaGGACATGTCAAGAGGCTTGCCTACCCATTATCGTTCTTTACATATCATGGACCttcaaagaaagaaggaaattCACTCTACACCTGCACagttaagggatgcaaaagagatAAACCGTTTTCCACCGTAGACAATTCCAGGGGAAATCTTCGTGCTCATGTTA AGTCGTGTCATAAAGAGAAGCTAGAGGAATTCAATGCAGCTTGCAAGGATCTTGATGTTAAGAAGGCAATGACCACAGGTTTACCTATGCCAACCAATAACAGTGCCAAGGACAATCAGAATCAGTTGGAGGGAAATGACGAAACGCAACAGAATTCCTTAACTCAACCAAAGATTCATTTTTCGGGTTACAGGAAACCCTTGACACAGAAGGAATTGGACAACTGCGTTACG aaatatCTTTTTCGATGGTGTTTTGCTTGTCTACCACACTGA
- the LOC123472429 gene encoding uncharacterized protein LOC123472429 — MIGYTDGSIKNNVASCAFTFPDINLNETWLLSKGSNIQTAELYGILKALEACNHHYCTPPELHLFTDSQAALLAIDAIPRNVHNHHPVLIKIWNMILGLKGSGTITYITWIPSHVGILGNEMADTLASDSCNIPLSKHINNPLSTYEKIALFKKNGQHLL; from the coding sequence ATGATAGGCTATACAGATGGCTCAATCAAAAATAATGTCGCATCATGCGCCTTCACCTTCCCCGACATCAATCTCAATGAGACCTGGCTTCTCTCGAAAGGCTCAAACATCCAAACAGCAGAACTATATGGCATCCTGAAAGCCCTCGAAGCCTGCAATCACCACTACTGCACCCCTCCAGAACTCCATCTCTTTACAGACTCGCAGGCAGCCCTGCTAGCCATAGATGCCATCCCAAGAAATGTACACAATCACCACCCAGTCTTAATAAAAATATGGAACATGATACTAGGACTAAAAGGATCAGGCACAATTACCTATATTACCTGGATCCCCAGTCATGTTGGAATCTTGGGCAATGAAATGGCTGACACCCTGGCCAGTGACTCATGCAACATCCCACTCAGTAAACACATCAACAACCCATTGTCCACGTATGAAAAAATAGCCCTATTCAAAAAAAATGGTCAGCATCTACTCTGA
- the LOC123472430 gene encoding uncharacterized protein LOC123472430 produces MSGQYNGLQARIKVVNEKAEYVPCGGHSLNLIASPHRWNILFKALGGKVVLKRLIDVRWSAHADAVRALDSGYNDIQSALNLIANDKEEDPKTINEAKSLSSKMDKLEYVILTSIWNRILSRFNMVSKTLQSEDVNLSDIVSLMNSWKTFIQSVRDDFDDCIEKAKEKRPLAEYSFTTKRAK; encoded by the exons ATGTCGGGCCAGTACAACGGGCTGCAGGCTCGCATCAAAGTGGTTAATGAAAAAGCGGAATATGTGCCGTGTGGTGGACATTCTCTCAATTTGATTG CTTCTCCGCATCGATGGAATATTTTGTTTAAAGCCCTTGGAGGTAAAGTGGTTCTTAAGAGACTAATTGATGTACGATGGTCAGCTCATGCTGATGCAGTAAGAGCTCTTGATAGTGGCTATAATGACATCCAATCTGCTTTAAACCTAATAGCAAATGACAAAGAAGAGGATCCAAAAACGATCAATGAAGCCAAGTCACTTTCTTCTAAAATGGATAAACTCGAATATGTTATTTTGACTTCAATTTGGAACCGCATTCTCTCAAGATTCAACATGGTAAGCAAGACTTTACAATCCGAGGACGTAAATTTATCCGATATAGTGTCGCTTATGAATTCCTGGAAAACTTTTATTCAATCGGTGAGAGACGACTTCGATGATTGTATTGAGAAggctaaagaaaaaaggcccCTGGCTGAATACAGTTTTACCACTAAACGAGCGAAGTAG